The region CGATACGCACGTGGCTCGAACGCTTGTTGATGCGCGTCGCGCGTCCCTGGGCCCGAGGCAACCATCGCTTCGTCGTTGGCCCCTGGTCCACCGCCACGTCCTTGACCACCAGGTGATCGGTATCTACGTTACCCTTGCTCTTGTCCTCGGCGTTCGCGATGGCCGACACGAGCAGCTTCTTGAGCAGGCCCGCCGCTCCGCGGTTCGTGAACATGAGGATGTTGATAGCCTGGTCCACGGGCTTGCCCCGAATCAGGCGTGCCACCATCCTCACCTTTCGTGGCCCGATACGCCCGAACCTCAACGACGCGGAGGATTGCATGGCTACTTGGCTCCCTTGGCCTTGGCGGTCTTGCGGTCGCCCGAATGCGCGCTGAACTGACGCGTGGGGGCGAACTCACCCAACTTGTGCCCGACCATGTTCTCGGTCACGAACACCGGGACGAACTTCTTGCCCTGGTGCACCGTGAAGGTGAGGCTGATCATCTCGGGGATGATCGTCGACCGCCGCGACCAGGTCTTGATCACCTTCTTGCTCTTCGTCTTTTGGGCCTCGACCACCTTCTTCATCACGTGATCGTCGACGAACGGGCCCTTCTTAACTGAGCGCGCCATTTAGCCCTTCTCCCCGCGACGACGCACGATCATGCGATCCGTGCGCTTGTTGTTGCGCGTCCGCAGCCCCTTGGACTTCTGGCCCCACGGGCTGCACGGGTGCCGACCACCCGACGACCGACCCTCGCCACCGCCCATCGGATGATCCACCGGGTTCATCGCGACACCACGGTTGTGCGGCCGCTTGCCCATCCACCGCGTCCGCCCCGCCTTCCCGAGCGGAATGTTGCCGTGGTGCAGGTTCCCCACCTGCCCGATGGTCGCCCGGCAGTCGCAATGGATTCGCCGCACCTCGCCGGAGGGGAGCCGGACCTGAGCCCAATCCCCTTCCTTCGCCAGCAACTGCGCTCCGGTGCCTGCGCTCCGCGCCAGCTGCCCACCGCCACCGATCTTCAGCTCGATGTTGTGGATCACCGTACCCTGCGGGATGAACCGCAGCGGAAGCGAGTTACCCGCCTTGATGTCCGCGCGACGGCTCGACAGCACCTTGTCGCCCACCGCCAGCTTGCTCGGCGCCACGATGTAGCGCTTCTCGCCATCGGCATAGGTCACGAGGGCGATATGCGCTGACCGATTCGGGTCGTACTGGACGGCCGTCACGGTGCCGGGGATACCGGTCTTCTCGCGACGGAAGTCGATCGTACGGAATCGCCGTTTGTGTCCACCGCCGCGGAAACGGCTCGTGATGCGGCCGTAGCAGTTGCGACCGCCCGAGGACGACTTCCCGGTGGTCAACGCCCTCTCGGGTCGGGTCGCACCGTCGAGCTCGGCGAAGTCGTTGCCACCCATGCCGCGCCGACCTGCGGACGTTGGCTTGTAGAGTTTTATGCCCATGGCCTGTTCTCCGCGCGACTAGGGCGCCCCGAAGAAATCGATGGACG is a window of Deltaproteobacteria bacterium DNA encoding:
- the rplV gene encoding 50S ribosomal protein L22 — translated: MQSSASLRFGRIGPRKVRMVARLIRGKPVDQAINILMFTNRGAAGLLKKLLVSAIANAEDKSKGNVDTDHLVVKDVAVDQGPTTKRWLPRAQGRATRINKRSSHVRIVLDDSAA
- the rpsS gene encoding 30S ribosomal protein S19 — its product is MARSVKKGPFVDDHVMKKVVEAQKTKSKKVIKTWSRRSTIIPEMISLTFTVHQGKKFVPVFVTENMVGHKLGEFAPTRQFSAHSGDRKTAKAKGAK
- the rplB gene encoding 50S ribosomal protein L2, whose product is MGIKLYKPTSAGRRGMGGNDFAELDGATRPERALTTGKSSSGGRNCYGRITSRFRGGGHKRRFRTIDFRREKTGIPGTVTAVQYDPNRSAHIALVTYADGEKRYIVAPSKLAVGDKVLSSRRADIKAGNSLPLRFIPQGTVIHNIELKIGGGGQLARSAGTGAQLLAKEGDWAQVRLPSGEVRRIHCDCRATIGQVGNLHHGNIPLGKAGRTRWMGKRPHNRGVAMNPVDHPMGGGEGRSSGGRHPCSPWGQKSKGLRTRNNKRTDRMIVRRRGEKG